Proteins encoded together in one uncultured Flavobacterium sp. window:
- a CDS encoding AAA family ATPase gives MEFKPNDITSEHILKAIEKIEKENISLIPPTRWEVLINGKNYPPKEVMRYAHQQMNGEKIWDYGGGEATNKYLKKMGFNVSDIQNNPVKEIIRKYKYYINEGGLKGEEYKWNLLAKFKGRPNPNVSNFYEEIKSINFANLIYPIGQAVIKHIAQDRTEPYKDCFKVLFDENIDLTQRVKYFNEETLKIYRQIVPEEKFSHHQDERTMATFLTYYNPDKYTLYKHSFYQKYCVLLDIKPQKKGKKYVHYLELLNDFIDDYIKDDQELIDLIKSKIPLNSFEDTHHKMLAQDILYQSLDKRIGSEKKYWRVGTKDDRQSYWKIMKTDEKISIGWSEIGDLDNTVVTSKKQIMTLLKEKNFFNNDNINLSKKAGEIFNFYNSIKIGDVILAQDGETILGIGIIKDNYYYNPDDTFSHQKLMDWKIFNPTLKNSQGNRTTVYEVTNSNMINKVEALLNNTITTTMTNPSNQNIPLNQILYGPPGTGKTYNTVLEAAKIITDNENIHYDEALEVFNNNLTDQIEFITFHQNYSYEDFIQGIRPDTENGKELSFEKKDGVFKRIADRAYKNLEESKNPASAKKEFDIVFQELIQPLTDGDVEELEIKMIKSNFYLTEIGEKSIEFRKNIGISQHTLSINTLRKMYEKGENDIILGGLQPYYNPILTLLLEKGKSPLAQVERKNYVIIIDEINRANISRVFGELITLIEKDKRSEGKIAMRVTLPSGDSFIVPSNLYIIGTMNTADKSIALLDIALRRRFDFIPKYPDPSIIGVHDGAVLTLLNNAVQSRKGYDFTIGHAYFMGDDYTLENTVNKKVIPLLLEYFMNNEDEVTKIFKEANIAIGEWPLKMLS, from the coding sequence ATGGAATTCAAACCAAACGATATAACAAGTGAACATATTCTAAAAGCTATTGAAAAAATAGAAAAGGAAAATATTTCATTGATACCACCAACACGTTGGGAGGTATTAATAAATGGTAAAAACTATCCGCCAAAAGAAGTAATGCGTTATGCACATCAACAAATGAATGGTGAAAAAATTTGGGATTATGGTGGTGGAGAAGCAACAAATAAATATCTAAAAAAAATGGGATTTAATGTTAGTGATATACAAAATAATCCTGTTAAAGAAATCATCCGAAAATATAAATATTATATTAATGAAGGTGGTTTAAAAGGTGAAGAATATAAATGGAATTTATTAGCAAAATTTAAAGGACGACCAAATCCGAATGTCTCTAATTTTTACGAAGAAATTAAAAGTATAAACTTTGCCAATTTAATTTATCCAATAGGTCAAGCAGTAATCAAACATATTGCACAAGATAGAACAGAACCTTATAAAGATTGTTTTAAAGTATTATTTGATGAAAATATAGATTTGACTCAAAGAGTTAAATATTTTAATGAAGAAACACTTAAAATCTATCGACAAATTGTCCCCGAAGAAAAATTTTCACATCATCAGGATGAGAGGACTATGGCGACTTTTTTAACTTATTACAATCCTGATAAATATACATTATATAAACATTCATTTTATCAAAAATATTGTGTCCTTTTAGATATTAAACCTCAAAAAAAAGGGAAAAAGTATGTTCATTATCTTGAATTATTGAATGATTTTATAGATGATTATATAAAAGATGATCAAGAATTAATAGATTTAATCAAAAGTAAAATTCCATTAAATTCATTTGAAGATACTCATCATAAGATGTTAGCTCAGGATATTTTATATCAATCCCTAGATAAACGAATTGGTTCAGAAAAAAAATATTGGAGAGTTGGAACCAAAGACGATCGTCAGAGCTACTGGAAAATAATGAAAACTGATGAAAAGATAAGTATTGGGTGGTCTGAAATAGGTGATTTAGATAATACAGTTGTAACCTCAAAAAAACAGATTATGACATTATTAAAAGAAAAAAACTTTTTTAATAATGATAATATAAATCTAAGTAAAAAGGCTGGTGAAATTTTTAATTTTTATAATAGTATTAAAATTGGAGATGTAATTTTAGCTCAAGACGGCGAAACTATTTTAGGTATTGGAATTATAAAGGATAATTATTATTACAATCCGGATGATACATTTTCACATCAAAAATTGATGGATTGGAAAATTTTTAACCCAACTTTAAAAAATAGTCAGGGCAATCGAACAACAGTATATGAAGTTACAAATTCAAATATGATCAATAAAGTCGAAGCTCTTTTGAATAATACAATTACAACAACAATGACAAATCCTAGCAACCAAAATATTCCATTAAATCAAATTCTTTATGGTCCTCCTGGAACAGGGAAAACATATAACACCGTTTTGGAAGCAGCTAAAATTATAACTGATAATGAAAATATTCATTATGATGAAGCCTTGGAAGTTTTTAATAACAATTTAACTGATCAAATTGAGTTTATTACTTTTCATCAAAATTACAGTTATGAAGATTTTATACAGGGAATACGCCCAGATACTGAAAACGGAAAAGAGCTTAGCTTTGAAAAAAAAGATGGTGTTTTTAAACGAATTGCAGATCGAGCTTATAAAAATTTAGAGGAATCAAAAAATCCAGCGTCTGCGAAAAAAGAATTTGATATTGTTTTTCAAGAATTAATTCAGCCACTGACTGATGGTGATGTTGAAGAACTTGAAATTAAAATGATAAAGTCTAATTTTTATCTTACAGAAATTGGTGAAAAATCAATAGAATTCAGAAAAAATATAGGTATATCACAACATACATTAAGTATCAACACCTTGAGAAAAATGTACGAAAAAGGAGAAAATGACATTATCTTAGGGGGATTGCAACCATATTACAATCCTATTCTTACACTTCTTTTAGAAAAAGGAAAAAGTCCATTAGCACAAGTTGAACGGAAAAACTATGTAATCATTATTGACGAAATAAATCGTGCAAACATTTCAAGGGTTTTTGGAGAGTTAATTACTTTAATAGAAAAAGATAAACGTTCTGAAGGTAAAATAGCAATGCGAGTAACCCTACCTTCTGGTGATTCATTTATTGTGCCTTCTAACTTGTACATTATTGGTACAATGAACACCGCAGATAAATCTATAGCCCTATTAGATATTGCTTTAAGAAGACGATTTGATTTTATACCTAAATATCCGGATCCATCAATTATAGGAGTTCATGACGGAGCAGTTTTAACATTACTTAATAATGCAGTTCAATCAAGAAAGGGTTATGATTTTACTATTGGTCATGCTTATTTTATGGGAGATGATTATACATTAGAAAATACAGTTAATAAAAAAGTCATTCCATTGTTATTAGAATATTTTATGAATAATGAGGATGAGGTAACTAAAATTTTTAAAGAAGCAAATATCGCTATTGGAGAATGGCCTCTAAAAATGTTATCATAA
- a CDS encoding response regulator transcription factor, translated as MNRVLLVEDDPRVASFILRGLEEHLYQVKSVSKGYDAINEVMENDFDIIILDIMLPDITGFEVCEVLRNRKIIVPILILSALDTPHEKVKGLQSGADDYLAKPFLFEELLARINAQLRRAEFSSGILDFQSYAGIEINMKEQSATRDGKELNLSSRELKLLIFFMKNRETALSRIAIAQAVWSIDLDMNSNTVDVYINYLRNKLDKNFATPLIHTIKGTGYMLKQKSHES; from the coding sequence ATGAATAGAGTTTTATTAGTTGAAGACGATCCTAGGGTTGCCTCCTTTATTTTGAGAGGGCTTGAAGAGCATCTCTATCAGGTTAAATCAGTCTCAAAAGGATATGACGCCATCAATGAAGTCATGGAAAATGATTTCGATATTATTATTCTCGATATTATGCTTCCGGATATTACAGGATTTGAGGTTTGTGAAGTTTTAAGAAATAGAAAAATAATCGTTCCTATTCTTATTTTAAGTGCATTAGATACTCCGCATGAAAAAGTAAAAGGGCTACAATCCGGTGCCGATGATTATCTCGCAAAACCATTTTTGTTTGAAGAACTTCTGGCGAGAATAAACGCTCAGCTTCGTCGTGCCGAATTTAGTTCGGGAATATTAGACTTTCAATCTTATGCAGGAATTGAGATCAATATGAAGGAACAAAGCGCCACGAGAGACGGAAAAGAACTTAATTTATCTTCAAGAGAACTTAAACTTCTGATTTTTTTCATGAAAAACAGAGAAACAGCTTTGTCAAGAATTGCAATTGCTCAGGCGGTTTGGAGCATTGATCTTGATATGAATTCTAATACTGTGGATGTTTACATCAATTATCTGCGAAATAAGCTCGATAAAAACTTTGCTACGCCACTAATTCACACCATAAAAGGAACGGGATATATGCTCAAACAAAAGAGTCATGAATCTTAA
- a CDS encoding HAMP domain-containing sensor histidine kinase yields the protein MNLKNKLAVNSSLLFAFTVGFVMAGSFLLFRTHMKDLYYENLEDHAMTTALFYFEKDEIKEINSARYRQIEIQYNRINNESIRVYDAKTKKLFANDNVDVQLSDQYLDLIKKEKILHFKINSRQFVGLFYKDNEGDFIIVVSGIDRAGNRQLEILAIMFIIFYLAGIPINYLLGTFLAKQTFLPFEQVIAKVNTITTENLHSRLEIPQTSGKDEIKELVTTFNYLLERLESGIMIQNNFLKNASHELKTPLTIIIGDIDVSLQQPRTNEQYEQILKSLKKDTLHLKSTLDGLLVLSGLELSEPQQMESVRIDEILWNVLEKKAIEYPESKVSVNFDAISDDEDLLSIHGNKHLIFIALYNILDNAIKFSSPEQVKVFAFSNEGKLLIKITDQGPGISENDKESIFDLFFRSDRTRHIQGQGLGLFITMQILKLHNINLIVNSELGKGTAFSLLFP from the coding sequence ATGAATCTTAAAAATAAACTGGCGGTTAACTCCAGTTTACTTTTTGCCTTTACAGTTGGATTTGTAATGGCGGGTTCTTTCCTGTTGTTTAGAACTCACATGAAAGATCTTTATTATGAGAATCTGGAAGATCATGCAATGACAACGGCTCTTTTTTACTTCGAAAAGGACGAAATCAAGGAAATTAACAGCGCACGTTATCGTCAAATCGAAATACAATACAATCGGATAAACAACGAATCGATAAGGGTTTATGATGCCAAAACAAAAAAACTTTTTGCGAATGATAATGTTGATGTTCAGCTAAGTGATCAATATCTGGATTTGATCAAAAAAGAGAAAATTCTACATTTTAAAATCAACAGCAGGCAATTTGTAGGTTTATTTTATAAAGACAATGAGGGCGATTTTATCATTGTGGTTTCCGGTATTGATCGTGCAGGAAACCGCCAACTGGAGATTCTGGCTATTATGTTTATTATTTTTTATCTCGCCGGAATTCCAATAAATTATCTTCTGGGAACCTTTTTAGCCAAACAAACTTTTCTGCCTTTTGAGCAAGTTATAGCAAAAGTAAATACAATAACGACAGAAAATCTTCATTCGAGGCTGGAAATCCCGCAAACAAGCGGAAAAGACGAAATTAAAGAACTTGTTACCACTTTTAATTATCTTTTAGAAAGATTAGAAAGTGGTATAATGATCCAGAACAATTTTCTTAAAAACGCTTCGCACGAATTAAAAACTCCGCTTACCATTATTATTGGTGACATTGATGTGTCATTGCAACAGCCAAGAACCAACGAGCAATATGAACAAATATTAAAATCACTCAAAAAAGATACTTTACATCTCAAATCTACTCTGGACGGACTTTTGGTCTTATCAGGGCTTGAACTTTCAGAACCTCAGCAAATGGAATCGGTTAGAATCGATGAAATATTATGGAATGTTCTGGAAAAGAAAGCTATTGAATATCCTGAATCTAAAGTTTCGGTCAATTTTGATGCTATTTCTGATGATGAAGATTTGCTTTCCATTCATGGCAATAAACACCTGATTTTTATTGCCTTGTATAATATTCTAGATAATGCGATTAAGTTTTCTTCTCCTGAACAAGTCAAGGTATTTGCTTTTTCAAATGAAGGAAAGCTTCTGATAAAAATTACAGATCAAGGTCCGGGAATTTCAGAAAATGATAAAGAATCTATTTTTGATCTCTTTTTCAGAAGTGATCGAACTCGTCATATTCAAGGACAAGGATTGGGGCTTTTTATCACTATGCAAATTCTAAAACTTCATAATATTAATCTAATAGTAAATTCTGAATTAGGAAAAGGTACCGCATTTTCTTTACTATTTCCATAG
- a CDS encoding TonB-dependent receptor: MTKLKLFFSALLLLTVGNIFAQITTSSLSAKVNDGTSPLSDAEVTLTHLPTNSVYRSTTDKQGRFSFENLNAGGPYELEIKSSGTKDYSNSQIHLSLGDNDLPTIVVSKAEDNVLEEVVITSSKPSSKNNGTNINEKQVNGLPLINRGIQDVTKLVPQSSNNSFAGTNFRYNNVTIDGSINNDAIGFSPSLGGQSGTSGMPGSSTRSNSISLDAIQDIQVYIAPYDIKLGNFLGGSVNAVTRSGTNTVSGSIYSYGRNAAITGPNNAGDGSKMPSSFGDYQVGFRLGLPIIKDKLFFFTNMEYAERTDPLFYNAGQTNSDGKLTSLVDNATAEQISNFVKTNYGFDVGSYGAYNNFAKSQKYFNKLDWKINDKHSLSLRNNTVVSQASNLERDAANFRFSSMDFTQKNQSISTVLELKSHFNSQWSNSFIASYSAIKDYRDPKSSNIMFPQTEIGYNGGTIFLGNDREATVFNMKQNTAEITDNLTYKTGNHTFLFGTHNEFYDINYGFVNALNGRVSYKSLDNFLNKLPTRVRGTYPFDGSTRDEIFNNPYAKFKVNLYSVYAQDEIRIGDKLKVTPGVRIDYTDLPNKPKLSPQVQNSPADPNYGTTYTYTPLSQINNNFFSTALVSPRIGFTYNVDEDKTLVLRGGSGVFTGRIPFAWLGYAYYNDGVGYGSYDKNNLTPAQVAAAGDPLATNGLNGYHDATPKVQADLVDNKFKMPAVLRNSLAIDKIIDGYKFTTEGIYTKVIRDLEFQQVNKLDNPTYFSYDTNHQMPIYAANINPAFSNAYLLSNTNKGYRYSITEMITKTYDFGLNFMVAYTYGNSRDVTNGIRNSMESNFQMNQSLTPNDPQLANSNFNIKHRIVSNVGYAVKLADNNIFSANVYFNAQSGNPFSWGFVNSTIAGTGQAAGLAYIFKDAAEAAKYIGVSSTGVPSATAAQQVADYEAFVNGNDYLKSRRGTFTQRNGDTTPWNIQADLKLMDEIKVTKVGTFQISFSMANIGNLINKDWGRSYFVPNTYNSTASLGLTKSGNLGGVATGDPTYTFQRPSSAPYTVDQLASRFQGQFGVRYSF; encoded by the coding sequence ATGACAAAACTAAAACTCTTTTTTTCGGCCTTACTGCTCCTTACCGTAGGAAACATTTTTGCCCAAATTACGACCTCATCTTTATCTGCCAAAGTTAACGATGGAACCAGTCCACTTAGTGATGCTGAGGTTACATTAACACATTTACCAACTAACTCTGTTTACAGATCCACGACTGATAAACAAGGTAGGTTTAGTTTCGAAAATTTAAATGCCGGTGGTCCTTACGAATTAGAAATTAAAAGTTCTGGTACCAAAGATTATTCTAACTCACAAATACATTTATCACTTGGTGATAATGATTTACCAACAATTGTAGTTAGTAAAGCAGAAGACAATGTATTGGAAGAAGTTGTAATTACAAGCTCTAAACCATCTTCTAAAAACAACGGTACCAATATCAATGAAAAACAAGTAAATGGCCTTCCGTTAATAAACAGAGGAATTCAGGATGTTACAAAACTAGTTCCACAGAGTTCTAACAACTCTTTTGCTGGTACTAATTTCAGATATAATAACGTAACTATTGACGGTTCTATAAACAATGATGCAATTGGTTTTAGTCCATCTTTGGGTGGTCAATCCGGAACTTCTGGTATGCCAGGAAGCAGTACGCGATCAAATTCAATAAGCTTAGATGCAATTCAGGATATTCAGGTTTACATTGCACCTTATGATATTAAATTAGGGAACTTTTTAGGAGGAAGCGTTAATGCAGTTACTCGCAGCGGTACAAATACAGTAAGCGGATCTATTTATAGTTATGGTCGAAATGCTGCCATTACAGGTCCAAATAATGCAGGTGACGGTTCTAAAATGCCAAGCTCTTTTGGTGATTATCAAGTTGGTTTTAGATTAGGTTTGCCAATTATTAAGGATAAACTTTTCTTCTTTACCAATATGGAATATGCAGAAAGAACTGACCCTTTATTTTACAACGCAGGACAAACAAATTCTGACGGAAAATTGACTTCATTAGTAGATAATGCAACTGCAGAACAGATTTCGAATTTCGTAAAAACAAACTACGGATTTGATGTAGGAAGTTACGGCGCGTACAACAACTTTGCAAAAAGTCAAAAATACTTCAATAAATTAGATTGGAAAATTAACGACAAACACTCTCTTTCGTTAAGAAATAATACTGTAGTTTCTCAAGCTTCAAATTTAGAGCGCGATGCAGCAAACTTCAGATTTTCAAGCATGGATTTTACACAGAAAAACCAATCTATTAGTACGGTTTTAGAATTAAAAAGTCATTTCAACAGCCAATGGTCAAATTCATTTATTGCAAGTTATTCTGCCATTAAAGATTATCGTGATCCAAAATCAAGCAATATCATGTTTCCTCAAACAGAAATTGGTTATAACGGAGGAACAATTTTCTTAGGAAATGACCGTGAGGCAACTGTATTTAATATGAAACAAAATACTGCCGAAATCACAGACAACCTGACGTACAAAACAGGAAACCATACATTCTTATTTGGTACTCACAACGAGTTTTATGACATCAATTACGGATTTGTAAATGCATTAAACGGAAGAGTTTCGTACAAATCTCTAGATAATTTCCTTAACAAACTTCCTACTCGTGTTCGTGGAACTTATCCGTTTGACGGTTCAACAAGAGATGAAATCTTCAATAATCCTTACGCTAAATTCAAAGTAAACTTATATAGTGTTTATGCACAGGATGAGATTAGAATTGGCGATAAATTGAAAGTTACTCCAGGTGTGAGAATTGATTATACAGACTTGCCAAATAAACCAAAATTAAGCCCGCAAGTTCAAAATTCTCCGGCTGACCCTAATTATGGCACAACTTATACTTATACACCATTAAGCCAAATAAACAACAACTTTTTCAGCACTGCATTGGTTTCTCCAAGAATAGGATTTACTTATAATGTTGACGAAGATAAAACATTGGTTTTAAGAGGTGGATCTGGAGTATTTACAGGACGTATCCCATTTGCATGGTTAGGATATGCATATTATAATGACGGTGTAGGTTACGGAAGTTATGACAAAAACAATCTAACTCCGGCTCAGGTTGCAGCAGCTGGTGATCCTTTGGCAACTAACGGATTAAACGGATATCATGATGCAACTCCAAAAGTTCAGGCAGATTTAGTAGACAATAAATTTAAAATGCCGGCAGTTTTAAGAAACTCATTGGCTATCGATAAAATCATCGACGGATATAAATTTACAACCGAAGGTATTTATACAAAAGTGATTCGTGATCTTGAATTTCAACAAGTAAATAAACTGGATAATCCAACTTATTTCTCTTATGATACTAATCACCAAATGCCAATTTATGCTGCTAATATCAACCCGGCTTTTTCGAATGCTTACTTGCTTTCAAATACAAACAAAGGATACAGATACAGCATTACTGAAATGATTACAAAAACCTATGATTTTGGTCTTAATTTTATGGTTGCTTATACTTACGGAAATTCTCGCGATGTTACAAACGGAATTCGTAACTCTATGGAAAGTAACTTCCAGATGAACCAATCATTGACACCAAATGATCCGCAATTGGCAAATTCAAACTTTAATATCAAACACAGAATCGTTTCGAATGTAGGATATGCAGTAAAATTGGCTGATAACAATATTTTCTCTGCTAATGTATATTTTAATGCACAATCAGGAAATCCGTTTTCATGGGGATTTGTAAACTCAACAATTGCAGGAACAGGACAAGCGGCAGGATTGGCTTATATCTTTAAAGATGCAGCAGAAGCAGCTAAATATATCGGAGTAAGTTCAACTGGAGTTCCATCAGCGACAGCAGCACAACAAGTTGCAGATTACGAAGCTTTTGTTAATGGAAATGATTATTTAAAAAGCAGAAGAGGAACTTTCACACAAAGAAATGGAGATACAACTCCGTGGAATATTCAGGCAGATTTGAAATTAATGGATGAAATCAAAGTTACAAAAGTTGGTACATTTCAAATTTCATTCAGCATGGCAAACATTGGTAACCTTATCAATAAAGATTGGGGAAGAAGTTACTTTGTTCCAAATACATACAATTCAACAGCGAGCCTTGGTTTAACAAAATCAGGAAACCTTGGAGGTGTTGCCACTGGTGATCCAACATATACTTTCCAAAGACCTTCATCAGCGCCTTATACTGTAGATCAGTTAGCGTCAAGATTCCAGGGACAATTTGGGGTTAGATATTCGTTCTAA
- a CDS encoding Na+/H+ antiporter, producing the protein MENITVIIMLLFGVAFLSLVSKKYNFPIPIVLVLCGVIISISPGLPVIALSPEVVFIVFLPPLLYHAAWYTSWSDFKQTIRPITLAAVGLVLFTTVAVAIAAHMLIDDISWPLAFLLGAIVSPPDAVSATSITKGLGLHPRLIAILEGESLVNDASGLVAYKYALTAITAGNFVLWQAGLNFVVMSVLGIAIGLVVGYVMSFIHKRFVCDEVIEATLTLLTPFASYLIAEHFEASGVLAVVATGLFLSARSGTIFTHESRIMTGTIWSVLTNILNGLIFILIGLQLRQIIAGIGDYSGWSLFVWGASVSLVVIVVRFLWVIPAALIPRFLSKRIRQKEEFDYRNMIIFGWSGMRGVVSMAAALALPLIMNKTEVFPLRNLIIYLVFCVILSTLVIQGLTLPWLIKKLKIEKYSILAEEYEIRNSIVSQTITHIEDNFSLLNDDLLHNIKSKYEVKFNRLQKTELPANFFGKGKLMDGEIFNDFTKLQIDLLNVERGKLESMHKAGSVNEEIFRKIEKELDLEETRLWMEMYEE; encoded by the coding sequence ATGGAGAATATTACTGTAATTATTATGCTACTATTTGGAGTCGCTTTCCTGAGTCTTGTTAGTAAAAAATACAATTTCCCCATTCCGATTGTGTTGGTACTTTGCGGTGTCATTATCAGTATTAGTCCCGGACTTCCGGTAATTGCTTTAAGTCCCGAAGTTGTTTTTATTGTTTTTCTGCCACCACTTTTATATCACGCTGCGTGGTATACCAGTTGGTCAGATTTTAAACAAACAATCAGACCAATCACACTTGCAGCTGTGGGTTTAGTTTTGTTTACCACTGTTGCCGTGGCTATTGCCGCACATATGTTGATCGATGATATTTCCTGGCCGTTAGCTTTTTTGTTGGGTGCAATAGTTTCGCCACCCGATGCTGTTTCGGCAACTTCAATCACCAAAGGTTTGGGTTTACACCCGAGATTAATTGCGATTCTCGAAGGCGAAAGTCTGGTGAATGATGCCAGTGGTTTAGTGGCTTACAAATATGCTTTAACTGCTATTACCGCGGGAAATTTTGTGCTTTGGCAAGCCGGATTAAACTTTGTTGTAATGTCGGTTTTAGGAATTGCCATAGGTTTAGTCGTTGGATATGTGATGAGTTTTATTCATAAAAGGTTTGTTTGTGATGAGGTTATCGAAGCTACCTTAACTTTGCTGACACCTTTTGCTTCTTATTTAATTGCGGAACATTTCGAAGCTTCGGGAGTTTTGGCTGTAGTGGCAACGGGACTTTTTCTTTCAGCGAGATCAGGAACAATTTTCACACACGAAAGCCGAATCATGACAGGAACGATTTGGAGTGTTTTAACGAATATTTTAAATGGTTTGATCTTTATCTTAATCGGACTTCAGTTGCGACAAATTATTGCAGGAATTGGAGATTATTCAGGTTGGTCTTTATTTGTTTGGGGCGCTTCGGTAAGTTTGGTTGTGATTGTGGTGCGTTTTTTATGGGTGATTCCGGCGGCATTGATTCCAAGATTTCTCAGTAAAAGGATTCGTCAGAAAGAAGAATTTGATTATCGAAACATGATTATTTTCGGTTGGTCCGGAATGCGTGGCGTGGTTTCGATGGCGGCTGCATTGGCGCTTCCGTTAATAATGAATAAGACAGAAGTTTTCCCACTCCGAAACCTCATCATTTATCTTGTATTTTGTGTGATACTTTCCACTTTAGTCATTCAGGGATTGACATTGCCGTGGTTAATAAAGAAACTAAAAATTGAAAAATATTCGATTCTTGCCGAAGAATACGAGATCCGAAACAGCATCGTTTCGCAAACTATTACACATATCGAAGATAATTTCTCGTTACTCAATGATGACTTATTGCACAACATTAAAAGTAAATACGAAGTAAAATTCAATCGCCTCCAAAAAACCGAACTCCCAGCCAACTTCTTCGGAAAAGGAAAACTAATGGACGGCGAAATCTTCAATGACTTTACCAAACTCCAAATTGATCTTTTGAATGTAGAACGTGGTAAACTTGAATCTATGCACAAAGCGGGTTCTGTCAATGAAGAGATTTTCAGGAAGATTGAGAAGGAACTTGATTTGGAAGAGACTAGATTGTGGATGGAGATGTATGAGGAGTAG
- a CDS encoding bestrophin family ion channel: MIIKKKNTWFKMLFEWRGSVLPQLLPRLLLLLLFSFLVVYFKPYLLKYNLHINPAIFTLFGIALAIFLGFRNNVSYDRFWEGRKLWGALLNDTRSLARQSITLINNTAYEAKRENFTNLLIAFVYSLKHQLRETNSDQDMNRLLPKEFAEQLKEVKFKPIIILRELGIWVKNAKSENKIDSITQLAFEENLNKLSDIVGGCERIAGTPIPYTYSVLLHRTVYIYCFLLSFGFVETMGWITPFIIVFIAYTFVALEAIADELENPFGLQPNDLALDAMSQMIENTLLELNDKKVNPVSHHNTYYIT, translated from the coding sequence ATGATCATAAAGAAAAAGAATACCTGGTTTAAAATGCTCTTTGAATGGAGAGGTTCTGTTTTGCCACAACTCCTTCCGAGGCTTCTGTTGTTGCTTTTATTTTCGTTTTTGGTGGTTTATTTTAAGCCTTATCTTCTAAAATACAATTTGCATATTAATCCGGCTATTTTTACTTTATTCGGGATTGCGCTGGCTATATTTCTTGGCTTTCGGAACAATGTAAGTTACGATCGTTTTTGGGAAGGTCGAAAACTTTGGGGCGCATTATTAAATGATACCAGATCTCTTGCCAGACAAAGCATTACTCTTATCAATAATACAGCATATGAAGCTAAACGAGAGAACTTCACCAACTTACTTATTGCATTTGTCTACAGTCTAAAACATCAGCTTAGAGAAACTAATTCGGATCAGGATATGAATCGGCTCCTGCCAAAAGAGTTTGCAGAACAGCTTAAAGAAGTCAAATTCAAACCTATAATTATTTTAAGAGAATTAGGAATTTGGGTAAAAAATGCCAAATCAGAAAACAAGATTGACAGCATTACACAACTTGCTTTTGAAGAAAATCTGAACAAACTCTCAGACATTGTTGGCGGATGTGAACGAATCGCAGGTACGCCAATTCCTTATACTTACAGCGTATTATTGCACAGAACGGTTTATATTTACTGCTTTTTATTGTCTTTTGGTTTTGTCGAAACAATGGGCTGGATTACACCCTTTATAATTGTTTTTATAGCGTATACTTTCGTAGCTCTTGAAGCAATTGCCGATGAGTTAGAAAATCCTTTTGGTCTCCAGCCAAATGATCTTGCTCTGGACGCAATGTCACAAATGATAGAAAATACATTGTTAGAATTAAACGATAAAAAAGTAAATCCGGTAAGTCATCACAATACTTATTATATTACTTAA
- a CDS encoding RNA methyltransferase, which produces MNDNFVNEYFGIGIQNGKTPENLGVLWRSAQNLGATFIFSIGNRYAKQACDTHDAVKAIPYFHYDTFEAFFENLPKGARLVGVELDEKASDLETFEHPRRCVYLLGAEDHGLSQKIMDKCHHLVKFKSEKSLNVAVAGTIIMYDRNLSKPRS; this is translated from the coding sequence ATGAATGATAACTTTGTAAATGAATATTTTGGGATAGGAATTCAAAATGGTAAAACGCCTGAAAATCTGGGCGTTTTGTGGCGATCTGCTCAAAATTTAGGCGCTACTTTTATATTTTCCATAGGCAATCGATATGCCAAACAAGCCTGTGATACGCATGATGCGGTAAAAGCAATTCCTTATTTTCATTATGATACTTTTGAAGCTTTTTTTGAAAACTTGCCTAAAGGAGCGCGATTGGTTGGGGTTGAATTAGATGAAAAAGCTTCCGATTTAGAGACCTTTGAACATCCAAGACGCTGTGTTTATTTATTGGGAGCAGAAGATCATGGCTTGTCCCAAAAAATAATGGATAAATGCCATCATTTAGTAAAATTTAAATCAGAAAAAAGTTTAAATGTGGCTGTGGCAGGAACTATTATTATGTACGACAGAAATTTATCTAAACCACGTTCTTAA